CAGGTAGTCACCAATCAGTGGATAACCGAGATATTTCATATGAATACGGATCTGGTGGGTGCGGCCGGTCTCAAGACGAAGAGAGACAAGGCTGTGCCCATTTGCTTCTTTTACCACTTTATAATGGGTGACTGCATCTTCTCCATGTTCCCAGTCTACGGTCCGTTCGATGATGGTTCCGCCCTTGCGCCCGAGCGGAGCTTGGATGGTTCCTTCGGAAGGTGTGACAGAACCTCGTGCAATTGCGAGATATTCCCGGTGAACTTCACGGTATTTTGTCATGTCCGAGAGAATACTGCCACTGACCAGATGCTTGGACACAATGGTAAGTCCCGAAGTATCCCGGTCCAGACGGTTACAACACCGGAAAATGAAAGGTTTCCCCTGAGACTGAAAGTAGTAAGCCAGAGCATTTGCTATAGAGTTTGTGTAATTATTTAAAGACGGGTGAATCGGCATGCCGGCAGGCTTGTTCAGCACAAGAAGATCCTCATCTTCATAAATAATATCCAGCGGCAGGTTTGTCGGTGGAATCTTCTCAGAATTCTTTGTTTCACAGATACGCACCTGCAGGTGGTCTCCTGTAGAAAGTTCCTGACGCATATAATAATGTACCCCATTTACAAGGATACTTTTCGGCATTCTTTTAATCTCCGACAGATTCTGCCCGGAGTAGCGCTTTCGGCGTAAGAATTGCTCAACTCTAAGGCCGGCACTGTCTTCATCTATGATATAATCGATATTTCGATTCATTGCATTTCTCCCATATAATGTCTATAATAAAAAGTAATCTGGCGATTAGTGCTAGTATAGCACATTTTTCAGTGTAATGGAAATCCAGTGAATTACGTTATTTATCAGCCATTATTTATAAGAAAAGAGGAAACCAATAATGACATCACTTAGTACTTTATGTTATATAGAAAAAGATGGGCAATATCTAATGCTTCACCGTACAGTGAAGAAAAATGATGTGAATAAGGATAAATGGATCGGTGTGGGCGGACATTTTGAAGCAGATGAAAGTCCGGAGGAGTGTGTGCTTCGTGAAGTGAAAGAGGAGACAGGATATACATTGACTTCTTATCGGTTCCGTGGGATTGTGACATTTGTATCTGGAAATGGTGTGACAGAGTATATGCATCTGTTTACTGCTGATGAATTCGAAGGAAAACCCATAGCATGCGATGAAGGTGAACTGGAATGGGTGAAAAAAGAGGACGTGTTGAAACTAAATATCTGGGAAGGCGACCGGATATTTTTACGGCTTCTTGCAGATGAAGAGCCATTCTTCTCACTGAAGCTTGTCTATGATGGTCATGATACACTGGTGTCAGCAGTGTTGAATGGAGAACCAATGGAGCTTTTCGATATTTTAAATCCAGACGGCAGTAAAACCGGAATTGTGAGAGAGCGAGTGGTTGCGCACCGTGAAGGAAGTCTGCATGCGACAGTGCATATGTGGATTGTGCGTCCGAATGAGAAGAGTGGTTATGACGTTCTTTTACAGAAGCGCAGCCAGACAAAAGATTCCAATCCAGGCAGCTATGATATATCCTCCGCAGGACATGTGGACGCCGGAGATGAGATTCTTGAATCAGCCATTCGCGAGCTGAAAGAAGAACTTGGTATTGAGGCAAAACCGGAAGAACTTCATTATATAGGTGTACATTACGGAGCATTTGAGGCAGAATTTTATGGGAAAATGTTTCGGGACAGAGAACTTAGTTCAGTCTATGTATACACAGAACCGGTGGAGATTGAAAACCTCAAATTACAGAAAGAAGAAGTGGAAGCGGTTCGCTGGATGGATTACGAGGAGTGCAGGCAGAAAGTTCATGACGGCACGATGCCGAACTGTATTTACGAAGATGAATTTCGGATGGTCGGGGAATACCTTGACAGAGTAAGTGTCGGCCGTTAAGATGAAGTCAGAGAAAATATAGTACAGACAGGCTGTACAAAGATGCAGTTATAAAAAAATGAATCTGTGCAGATAATGAATAGATGAAAGGAAGGTAAGCATATATGGCAGTTGTACATGTAACAGGAGATACATTTGAGCAGGAAGTATTAAAAGCAGAAGGAAAGGTACTGGTTGATTTCTGGGCCGGCTGGTGCGGACCGTGTCAGATGCTTGGACCGGTTATTGAAGAAGTGGCAGCAGAAGTAGATGATGTAAAGATCTGCAAAGTGGACGTAGACCAGTGCATGGATCTTGCAAGACAGTATAAGGTTGTGTCCATTCCGATGCTTGTTGTATTTGAAAATGGAGAAGTGACAGGAAAGCAGCTTGGACTGATCAGTAAAGAAGAAGTATTACATTTAATTGGGAAATAAAAAGGAAACGGGTATACAAATGACAAGAACGGGAATTGTAAATGGAAGATTTCAGGTGCTTCACCTGAAACATATGGAGTATATTCTTGCAGCAAAGATGCGCTGCGACAAATTATATATCGGAATCACGAATCCGGATGGAGCTCACACGCGGGATACGGTGCATGATGAGAACAGAGGAACGAAAGCAGGGAATCCATTGACCTATTTTGAGCGGTGTGAAATGATCCGCGGTGCAATGGAAGAATTTAATGTGCCTGCGAAAGAGTATGATTTTATTCCATTCCCGATCAGCATGCCGGAGTATATCGCACAGTATACACCCAAAGAAGCAGTATACTATGTAGGAATGTTTGATGCCTGGGATGAGGAAAAGTACAAGATTTTACGAAGCCTTGACCTGGATGTGAATATTCTTTGGAGAAAAACGGAAGAAGAGAAAGGAATTACTGGATCAAAAGTACGGGAGCTTATCGCTACAGATCAGGAGTGGAAACAGTTTGTTCCCAAAAGTGTGTATCATTATCTGACAGAAAATGAACTGGACAAGCGTGTAAAGCGTCTGGAACTTATGAGGATTGAAGAAAAAAAGGCCATTGAACAGATGAACATTGCAGAGGCAGTGGAACGTCTCGAAATGATGGAATCCCAGGATATGGATTAAAGGAATAGACAAAAAAGTATGGTTGATAACAATTGAGAGAGATTTTTGTTATCAACCATACTTTTCTTTTAAAAACATTTTTAAATTCAAGATGGAATCTAACGAATCACTGTTCCGGTCTTTCCTTCCAGCGCCTCGTTTAATTTATCGTAAGAAGTGATGAGTGCACTTCTGCCTTCTCTGCCTTCTACAAAGTTTACGGAAGCATTGAATTTCGGGAGCATGTTGTAAACTCCAAAATGTCCTTCTTCCATATATTTTTTAGCCTGATCGACTGTAATTTCGCCAAGGTCTTTTTCATCGGCACGTCCCATATGGATCTTAACTTTCTCAACACTTGTCAGAATGATCAACATATCAGCATCTGTCTCTTCTGCCATCTTACCGGCAGTCAGATCTTTTTCAATAACAGCGCTGGCTCCTTTGAGATGATTGTCCTGCTCAAGTACCGGAATTCCCCCACCGCCACATGCGATAACAACCTGATCTGCATCTAACAGGGCTTTGATTGCATCAATCTCGACAATGCTGACTGGATTCGGTGCAGATACGATTCGACGGAATCCCTTTCCCGGCTCTTCCACGATATAATTTCCCTTTTTCCGCTCCAGATTAGCTTCTTCTGCATTCAGATAACGACCGAGAACTTTGGTTGGTGTATAGAATGCCTCATCATAAGGATCCACAACAACACTGGTAAGAACGGTACTGACTGTGCGGAAAATCCCGCGGTCTAAAAGCTCTTCGCGAATGTTGTTCTGGAGATCATAACCGATATATCCCTGACTCATGGCTGAACAGATACACATAGGTGCTGCTGTATAATCTTCATGCTGCTTTGCAAACTCATTCAATGCGGTATGTATCATTCCGACCTGAGGTGCATTACTGTGTGTAATAGCTACCTGATATCCGTTCTGGATAAGATCGGCAATTACTTTCGCTGATTTTTTCACTGCCTCTAACTGTTCCGGCAATGTTGTTCCAAGTGCCCGGTGTCCCAGAGCGACAACAACTCGTTTCTTCATAGTATAGCCTCCTGCTAAAAGTATTCTACCTTTAATCATACATGAGCGGGTTAAAATTGGCAAGATTTTAAGTGATTCTTGAAGAAAAAATCTGACAAAATATATCCGCAGAAGAAAAAACAATGCATAAATCCATGAAGGACCTCGACATTCTTACTGCATATACTATATTAAAAATATATGTGGATGATGAATATGCGCCTGAACGATTTTCAAGGAAAAGAAGTCATCAACGCCTGTGACGGTAAAAAATTAGGCTACATTGTAGATTTTGTCTTTGACGAAAAATGTGGACAGATCGAAGCAATCATTATTCCAAAGACATCAAAGTTCTGTAACTTCTTCTGTGACGGCTCCGAATATATCATTCCTTACAAATGCATTTGCAAAATCGGACCAGATGTCATACTGGTAGAAATGCATGAGAAAAAATAAGAAAAAATTAAGAAAAAGTCCGGGAAATGGGAGTAATAGTGGTTTGACTTCTCGTACGCCACAAGATATACTAATAAGGAAAGATTAGGAAAAGGAGCGCGAAAGAATATGAAATGTCCATATTGTGGAAATCCTGACACAAAAGTAATTGATTCCAGACCTGCAGAGGACGGAAGCTCCATTCGAAGAAGACGTGCCTGCGATATATGTGGGAAGCGTTTTACAACTTATGAAAAGATAGAGACAATCCCTCTTATAATTATAAAAAAAGATAACAACAGAGAACAGTACAGCCGTCAGAAGATTGAAAACGGAATTATCCGGGCATGCTATAAGCGTCCGGTGCCGACAGAGAAGATCCAGCAGGCGGTGAACAATATAGAGACAAAGGTATTCAGTCTGGAAGAAAAGGAAATTCCGAGCAGTGTGGTCGGCGAACTTGTCATGGACGAACTGAAAGATCTGGATGAAGTAGCATATGTAAGATTTGCATCTGTATACCGTGAATTTAAAGATGTGAATACTTTTATGGACGAGCTAAAGAAGATATTAGATAAGGAAGAAAAATGAGAACATACAAATTAACAATTTCTTATGATGGCACCCGCTATCAGGGGTGGCAGAGACAGGCGACGACAGATAATACAATTCAGCATATATTAGAGTGGAGCATTGGAAAACTGGTCGGATACAGAGTCCGTGTAGATGGCTCCGGGAGAACTGACGCAGGGGTTCACGCACGTGGACAGGTTGCAAGCGTACAGCTCTCCAAGCTTTACGATGTAAAGGAATTGAAGGATTCCATTAACAGATATTTACCGGAAGATATCCGGATCATGAAAGTGGAACTGATGAAAAATGGGTTCCATGCGAGAAAAAGTGCAAAAGGCAAGAAGTACGAATATTATATTGACTGCAGAGAAAAACCAGATGTATTTTCCAGAAGATATTGCTATCATTATCCACATAAGCTGGATATCGAAGCAATGCGCGAGGCAGCAGATTATATGATCGGACCGAAGAATTTTACAAGCTTTACGGATGACAGTGAGAATAAGGATCCAGTCCGCAGGGTTACCAACATTAAAATTGTAAGTAATGGAGAAAAGCTCCGTATTACTTATTATGGAACCGGGTTTATGTATCATATGGTCCGGATTATGACAGGCACACTTCTGGAGGTCGGAACAGGAGAGCGTGAAGCC
The sequence above is drawn from the Dorea formicigenerans genome and encodes:
- a CDS encoding RluA family pseudouridine synthase, producing MNRNIDYIIDEDSAGLRVEQFLRRKRYSGQNLSEIKRMPKSILVNGVHYYMRQELSTGDHLQVRICETKNSEKIPPTNLPLDIIYEDEDLLVLNKPAGMPIHPSLNNYTNSIANALAYYFQSQGKPFIFRCCNRLDRDTSGLTIVSKHLVSGSILSDMTKYREVHREYLAIARGSVTPSEGTIQAPLGRKGGTIIERTVDWEHGEDAVTHYKVVKEANGHSLVSLRLETGRTHQIRIHMKYLGYPLIGDYLYNPDMEYMTRQALHSHHMEFTHPITGEHMSFTAPLPEDMARVMQE
- a CDS encoding NUDIX domain-containing protein, coding for MTSLSTLCYIEKDGQYLMLHRTVKKNDVNKDKWIGVGGHFEADESPEECVLREVKEETGYTLTSYRFRGIVTFVSGNGVTEYMHLFTADEFEGKPIACDEGELEWVKKEDVLKLNIWEGDRIFLRLLADEEPFFSLKLVYDGHDTLVSAVLNGEPMELFDILNPDGSKTGIVRERVVAHREGSLHATVHMWIVRPNEKSGYDVLLQKRSQTKDSNPGSYDISSAGHVDAGDEILESAIRELKEELGIEAKPEELHYIGVHYGAFEAEFYGKMFRDRELSSVYVYTEPVEIENLKLQKEEVEAVRWMDYEECRQKVHDGTMPNCIYEDEFRMVGEYLDRVSVGR
- the trxA gene encoding thioredoxin; this translates as MAVVHVTGDTFEQEVLKAEGKVLVDFWAGWCGPCQMLGPVIEEVAAEVDDVKICKVDVDQCMDLARQYKVVSIPMLVVFENGEVTGKQLGLISKEEVLHLIGK
- a CDS encoding nicotinate-nucleotide adenylyltransferase, producing the protein MTRTGIVNGRFQVLHLKHMEYILAAKMRCDKLYIGITNPDGAHTRDTVHDENRGTKAGNPLTYFERCEMIRGAMEEFNVPAKEYDFIPFPISMPEYIAQYTPKEAVYYVGMFDAWDEEKYKILRSLDLDVNILWRKTEEEKGITGSKVRELIATDQEWKQFVPKSVYHYLTENELDKRVKRLELMRIEEKKAIEQMNIAEAVERLEMMESQDMD
- the arcC gene encoding carbamate kinase, coding for MKKRVVVALGHRALGTTLPEQLEAVKKSAKVIADLIQNGYQVAITHSNAPQVGMIHTALNEFAKQHEDYTAAPMCICSAMSQGYIGYDLQNNIREELLDRGIFRTVSTVLTSVVVDPYDEAFYTPTKVLGRYLNAEEANLERKKGNYIVEEPGKGFRRIVSAPNPVSIVEIDAIKALLDADQVVIACGGGGIPVLEQDNHLKGASAVIEKDLTAGKMAEETDADMLIILTSVEKVKIHMGRADEKDLGEITVDQAKKYMEEGHFGVYNMLPKFNASVNFVEGREGRSALITSYDKLNEALEGKTGTVIR
- a CDS encoding YlmC/YmxH family sporulation protein, giving the protein MRLNDFQGKEVINACDGKKLGYIVDFVFDEKCGQIEAIIIPKTSKFCNFFCDGSEYIIPYKCICKIGPDVILVEMHEKK
- the nrdR gene encoding transcriptional regulator NrdR, whose protein sequence is MKCPYCGNPDTKVIDSRPAEDGSSIRRRRACDICGKRFTTYEKIETIPLIIIKKDNNREQYSRQKIENGIIRACYKRPVPTEKIQQAVNNIETKVFSLEEKEIPSSVVGELVMDELKDLDEVAYVRFASVYREFKDVNTFMDELKKILDKEEK
- the truA gene encoding tRNA pseudouridine(38-40) synthase TruA, with protein sequence MRTYKLTISYDGTRYQGWQRQATTDNTIQHILEWSIGKLVGYRVRVDGSGRTDAGVHARGQVASVQLSKLYDVKELKDSINRYLPEDIRIMKVELMKNGFHARKSAKGKKYEYYIDCREKPDVFSRRYCYHYPHKLDIEAMREAADYMIGPKNFTSFTDDSENKDPVRRVTNIKIVSNGEKLRITYYGTGFMYHMVRIMTGTLLEVGTGEREASMIPVVIAAEDRSLAGFLAPARGLFLRKVYY